CCCCCAACCGCGAACGACACCGTACGGACGAGGTTGTGGCTCTGCTCCCGCCAGGGCCCGCGCACGGACCGCGTCGGCGGGAAGTGCGACGCACGCCAGAACGCCTCCGTGCGGCCCGCGGGGGTCGCGTCCTCGGCGGCGGCCGCGGCCGGGCCGAGCGGGTCCTCCAGGCCCAGCGCCACGGCGACGAGACCGTCGACGCTCAGCAGATGGGCGATGACCCCGGCGACCGTCGTACGACGGCTCACGGGCCCGTCGCCCATGAACCAGCGCAGCCGCACGGGCGCGTGCCACTCGGCGCCGCCTACGTCCTGCAGCAGAGCGTCGAGCCGCGCGACCTCCGCGTCGTACGGAGTCGCCCACTCGGGCACCGGGATGCGCGGCGGGCGCCGGTCGAGGCAGCCCTGCAGGACCCGTGTGCGCAGCGTCGGGTCGAGGTCGAGGCTCTCGGCCGGGTGCAGCAGTCCCACCGCCTCGCGCAGCCGCAGTGCCTCGTCCGCACACGAGCCGCACTCCCCGAGGTGCTCCTCGACGGCCGCCGTCTCCTCCGTCGAGCAGGCGGCCAGCGCCCACGCGCCGAGCAGCGACTTCAGTACGGGGTGCTCGAGGACGACCGGCGCGGGCTCGGCAGCGGCGGCCGACGCCGGCGTGAGCGCGGCGGCAGGCTCGGGCAGCGGCAGCCCGCCGTCTTCGACGGAGGAACGCGGCAGCGGTATACGCGGGGGCGGCCCCGAGTCCTCACCGTCACCGCGAGCTGACCCGCCGGGGCCCTGAGGTCCCTGGGGTCCTTGAGACCCCCGCGACCCGTCACCCCCACCGGCGGCGCCCCCGCCCGCCCTTACACCGGCCTGTCCCTCGTACCCCTCATGCCTGTCCTGCCCGTCATGCCCGCCAGGCCCCTCACCCTCGCCGAACGCCTCGAACCGGTCCGCGCCTCCGTTCACCGAGCACCCCCGTATTCGGGCGGAGCGCCGGTGGTGCCGGTGTCATGGGCGGTGGACAGGAGCTGGAGGCCGAGGCGGAGCCGGCGGCGGGCCTCGTCCTCGGTGACGCCGAGGTCGGCGGCGGCCTGGCGGTAGTCACGGCGCTCGAAGTACGCGAGCTCAAGGGCGGCGCGCAGTGGGGCCGGCATGGACGTGACGATGTAGTCGGCGCGGGCGGCGACGGACGCGCTGCGCACCTTGCGCTCCAGCTCCTCGGTGGTGCCCCGGCCGCCCCGGGCGAGCGCGGCGGTCTCGGTCGCGCGCAGCCGCTGCACGGCGAGGCTGTGGGTCAGCGTGGCGACCCAGGAACGCATCGGGCCCTGTTTGGGGTCGTACGCGTCGGGGTTCTCCCAGATGTGGGCGAACACCTCGCGTGTGATGCCGTCCGCGGCCTGCTCGTCCCCGAGTACGCGGTGGGCGAGGCCGTGCACGAGCGAAGCGAACCGGTCGTAGAACTCACCGAGCGCGGCCGCCTCCCCGCGTGCGAGCCGTTGCTGCATCTTGCGGTCCCAGCGGGGCGGTGCGTCCTTCTTCGCCATGCGGCCCCCTCGCCCTGGTCGTGCCCGGCGCCTGTCCCAGTTCAGCTTGTGTGCCCTGCTGTCTCGAATGTAGTCGGCACGTCCGACAGCACACGCCCCTTTACTTCAATGCGCGCCCCTGAACGGCCCGTAGATGCTGAAAGTCAGCCGCTCTTACTCATCGAATCCGATCGAACCAGACCGTAGGCGTCCGAAATAGATCGCTCGCTCCGCGTTTTCGACCGTACACAGACGTTTCTTCCTTCGCGGACCGGTGTTTCATGGGACGACGGCGGGGCAGCCGCGCTGAAGGGAAGCGTAGGAACTGCTTCCGCTTTGGATGGGCGAGGCGAGCGAGAGGCGTTGTGGTGACGCTCAGGATGACCGACGGCGACGAGGGTGAGTGGGCCGTGCTGCGGGTGGCGGGCGAGCTGGACCTCGTGACGTCACCGGTGCTGCGCCAGCGGGTGCACGACGCGGTGGCGGAGGGCCGCCGCAGTCTTGTCCTCGACCTCTCCGAGGTCCTCTTCTGCGACTCCAGCGGTGTCGGCGTCCTCATCGCCACCCGCCGGCTCCTCCGCTCCTGCCAGGGCCGCCTGCGCCTGATCCTGCCCGCCCAGGGCGCGCAGGAGGGCTCCCACGTCAACCGTGTCCTCGCCGCCCTCGGCGTCCGCCGCCTCTTCGACGTGTACCCGGACGTCCCCACGGCCGTCGACGAGGAGTCGAGCCCCCTGTCGGCGTGACGCCGTTCCACGCGACGCCGACCGCAGCACCGACCGTCGGCATGACTCCGCTCACCCAGGCCGGGACACATCACCACACAGTTGTCCCAGAATTCCCGCGGTCTTGGTACAACCGTCGTTTTCCCTCTCGCGCGGTGGCCATCGCGTCGTACGCTCCGTCACGGATGAACCCCCAGTCCGGAACAGAGTCCGGCTGAGATGTGAGGCGGTCCCAACACACATGGTCAGCACCGAGTACGAGCGCCGGATTGCCGCCCGGTTCGCCGGCTTCGACCAAGACGGCAATGGCTACATCGACCGGGAGGACTTCAACGCCGCGACCAAGGCGGTCCTCACCGAGTTCGGTACGACGGCCCGCTCCGACAAGGGCCAGGCCCTGTACGTCGGCGCCGAGGCGTTCTGGCAGGGCATGGCCGGGATAGCGGACCGGGACGGCGACCAGCGGATCACCCGCGAGGAGTTCGTGAGCGGCGCCGTGAAGCGGCTGCGCGACAACCCCGACCGGTTCGCCGAGATCGCCCGCCCCTTCCTGCACGCGGCCCTCGCGGTCGCGGACGCGGACGGGGACGGCCGGGCCACCGTCGCCGACACCGCGCGCGTGCTCAAGGCCCTCGGGGTCCGCGAGGACGTCGCCGAGACGGCCGCCGCCGCCCTCGACGCGGACGCGGACGGCAAGGTCGGCGAGACGGAGATCGTGTCCGCGTTCGCCCGCTACTTCACCGTGCCCGAATAGCGTTCGCGCAGCTTGTACTTGAGTACCTTCCGCAGGGTTTCGTTGCGCGGAAGGGCGTCCACCACCTCCAGCCGCTCCGGCAGCTTGTGGACGGACAGCCCTTCCGCGCGCAGGTAGGACGTCACGGCGGACAGGGTCAACTCGTCGGCGCCCGGCGGCTGTTCCACCACCGCGCACACCCGCTCCCCGCGCTCGGCGTCGGGCAGACCGATCACGGCGGCATCCCCGACGGACGGGTGCCGGTGCAGCAGATCCTCGATCTCCTTGGCCGAGATGTTCTCGCCCTTGCGGATGATGATGTCCTTCAGACGGCCGGTGAGGACCAGGTGCCCGCTCTCCGTCAGATACCCCACATCCCCGGTGGCCAGGAACCCTTCCCCGTCGAACGCCTCCGCCGTCTGCGCCGGGTCCAGGTACCCCTGGCACACGGCTTCCCCGCGCAGCCGTACTTCGCCGTCGACGCCGTACGGCTGAGACGCGCCCTTCCCGTCCACGATCCGTATCTCCATCCCCTCCGGCGGCCGCCCCTCCGTCGTCGCCAGGTTCTCCGCCGTGTCGTCCGGCGCCCCCATCGTGATCATCGGGACCTCGGTCATCCCGTACCCGTGGGTGAGCTGTACGCCCATCTCGCGGACGACGGAGTGGTAGACCTCGGGCGGCTTCGGCGCCCCGCCGCCTGCGAGCAGGCGCAGACTCGGAATCACCGGCACGCCCGGCCGCTTGCGCTGTTCGGCGAGGAACATCGAGTAGAAGGCGGTCGAACCGCCCGCCACCGTCACGCCGTGCCGGCGATAGCCCTCCAGGGCGGCGGGCAGCGCGAAGTGCTCGAACATCACCGCCGGGAAGCCGTACAGCAGCAGCATCACCGTGTAGTCGGGCCCGGCGATATGGGCGTACGGGAACGCCATCGAGCCCACGTCGTCGGCCGACAGACGCAGCGCGTGCGCGAGGCACGAGCCGCCCGCGATCAGCGATCGGTCCGTGTGCAGGACGCCCTTGGGGTCGGAGGTCGTGCCCGAGGTCCAGTAGATCCAGCGCACGGAGGTGCCGTCGGCGGGCGGAGCGGGGAGTACGGCGGGGTCGCCGTCCGGCAGGACGTCGTACGCCTCGAAGACGCCCTTCGCGCCGAGCCGCCGCGCCATCGCCGTGTGGTCGAAGCCGCGCCACTCGCCCGGGACGGCGACGTACTCGGCCTGGGACTCCCGTAGCGCGAAGCCCACTTCGCGGTCGCGGTAGAAGGGGATGACCGGGGACTGTACGGCGCCGAGGCGGGCCAGCGCGAAGGACAGCAGCGCGGTCTCGATACGGGTGGGCAGCTGCCAGGCGACCACCGTGCCGGGGCGTACGCCCATGTCGTACAGACCCGCGGCCACCCGCTCGGAGCGGTCGCGCAGTTCGCCGAAGGACAGCGAGCGGTCGTCCTGGAGGAGGACGGGCCGGTCGGGGGTGAGGGCGGCGCGGCGTGCGACCAGTTCCCAGAGCGTGCGCGAGGCACCCAGCGCGTGTGCGGTGTCGTTCACGACGAGCCTCCCCTGCGGCCATGTACCTGACGGGCTGTCAGATGGTGGCCAGAGCGTAGGCCGCACCGCCTTGTCGGTCCAGAGGTGCGGGACTAGCCTGCTTCCTGGAAACTTTCTGACGGTCCATCAGATTCATAGGGACCGGCAGGCGGGAAC
This genomic interval from Streptomyces dengpaensis contains the following:
- a CDS encoding zf-HC2 domain-containing protein → MNGGADRFEAFGEGEGPGGHDGQDRHEGYEGQAGVRAGGGAAGGGDGSRGSQGPQGPQGPGGSARGDGEDSGPPPRIPLPRSSVEDGGLPLPEPAAALTPASAAAAEPAPVVLEHPVLKSLLGAWALAACSTEETAAVEEHLGECGSCADEALRLREAVGLLHPAESLDLDPTLRTRVLQGCLDRRPPRIPVPEWATPYDAEVARLDALLQDVGGAEWHAPVRLRWFMGDGPVSRRTTVAGVIAHLLSVDGLVAVALGLEDPLGPAAAAAEDATPAGRTEAFWRASHFPPTRSVRGPWREQSHNLVRTVSFAVGGTSRASEAERGGGSGRLAVPYGGFELPLSDAMLDRAFECWVHAGDIADAVDYPYEPPAPRHLHRMIDLAARMLPGSLAERRRAGLSSAPAHQHLVEAGEPGRSLRLEIEGFGGGEWLIPLDSPGAVGAAEHEVAHVALDGVEFCRLAAGHVSPEEAAAGQDGDREAIRDVLFAAASLSRM
- a CDS encoding sigma-70 family RNA polymerase sigma factor, translating into MAKKDAPPRWDRKMQQRLARGEAAALGEFYDRFASLVHGLAHRVLGDEQAADGITREVFAHIWENPDAYDPKQGPMRSWVATLTHSLAVQRLRATETAALARGGRGTTEELERKVRSASVAARADYIVTSMPAPLRAALELAYFERRDYRQAAADLGVTEDEARRRLRLGLQLLSTAHDTGTTGAPPEYGGAR
- a CDS encoding STAS domain-containing protein, yielding MTDGDEGEWAVLRVAGELDLVTSPVLRQRVHDAVAEGRRSLVLDLSEVLFCDSSGVGVLIATRRLLRSCQGRLRLILPAQGAQEGSHVNRVLAALGVRRLFDVYPDVPTAVDEESSPLSA
- a CDS encoding EF-hand domain-containing protein codes for the protein MVSTEYERRIAARFAGFDQDGNGYIDREDFNAATKAVLTEFGTTARSDKGQALYVGAEAFWQGMAGIADRDGDQRITREEFVSGAVKRLRDNPDRFAEIARPFLHAALAVADADGDGRATVADTARVLKALGVREDVAETAAAALDADADGKVGETEIVSAFARYFTVPE
- a CDS encoding class I adenylate-forming enzyme family protein is translated as MNDTAHALGASRTLWELVARRAALTPDRPVLLQDDRSLSFGELRDRSERVAAGLYDMGVRPGTVVAWQLPTRIETALLSFALARLGAVQSPVIPFYRDREVGFALRESQAEYVAVPGEWRGFDHTAMARRLGAKGVFEAYDVLPDGDPAVLPAPPADGTSVRWIYWTSGTTSDPKGVLHTDRSLIAGGSCLAHALRLSADDVGSMAFPYAHIAGPDYTVMLLLYGFPAVMFEHFALPAALEGYRRHGVTVAGGSTAFYSMFLAEQRKRPGVPVIPSLRLLAGGGAPKPPEVYHSVVREMGVQLTHGYGMTEVPMITMGAPDDTAENLATTEGRPPEGMEIRIVDGKGASQPYGVDGEVRLRGEAVCQGYLDPAQTAEAFDGEGFLATGDVGYLTESGHLVLTGRLKDIIIRKGENISAKEIEDLLHRHPSVGDAAVIGLPDAERGERVCAVVEQPPGADELTLSAVTSYLRAEGLSVHKLPERLEVVDALPRNETLRKVLKYKLRERYSGTVK